One part of the Brachyspira sp. SAP_772 genome encodes these proteins:
- a CDS encoding UDP-glucuronic acid decarboxylase family protein codes for MKRIIVTGGAGFLGSHLCERLLKEGNYVISVDNFYTASKENIKHLLDNKNFESVRHDITEPIHIECDEIYNFACPASPIHYQKNPVATFKTNVLGIINMLDLARDCNARILQASTSEVYGDPLEHPQKESYWGHVNPNGVRSCYDEGKRSAETLMMDYHRQYKTDIKIIRIFNTYGPRMNENDGRVVSNFIIQALQNLDITVYGDGSQTRSFCYCDDLIDGAVRMMNSENFIGPVNLGNPHEMTVLDFAKKIVEMTNSKSKIIFKELPKDDPIKRQPNISLAKEKLNWEPNYKLEDGLRKTIEYFDNYLRNK; via the coding sequence ATGAAAAGAATAATTGTAACAGGCGGAGCTGGTTTTTTAGGTTCTCATCTATGCGAAAGATTATTAAAAGAAGGAAATTATGTAATATCTGTTGATAATTTTTACACAGCATCAAAAGAAAATATTAAACATCTATTAGACAATAAAAACTTTGAAAGCGTTAGACATGATATAACAGAGCCAATACATATAGAATGCGATGAAATATATAATTTTGCTTGTCCTGCTTCACCAATACATTATCAAAAAAATCCTGTTGCAACTTTTAAAACCAATGTACTTGGTATAATAAATATGCTTGATTTAGCTAGAGATTGTAATGCTAGAATACTTCAAGCTTCTACTAGCGAGGTTTATGGAGACCCTTTAGAACATCCTCAAAAAGAAAGCTATTGGGGACATGTAAATCCAAATGGTGTAAGAAGCTGTTATGATGAAGGAAAAAGAAGTGCTGAAACTTTAATGATGGATTATCATAGACAATATAAAACTGATATAAAAATTATAAGAATATTTAATACATACGGTCCTAGAATGAATGAGAATGATGGAAGAGTTGTTTCAAATTTCATTATACAAGCATTACAGAATTTAGATATTACAGTTTATGGAGACGGCAGTCAAACTAGAAGTTTTTGCTACTGTGATGATTTAATTGATGGTGCTGTAAGAATGATGAATAGTGAAAACTTTATTGGTCCTGTTAATTTAGGTAATCCTCATGAAATGACAGTTTTGGATTTTGCTAAAAAAATTGTAGAAATGACTAATTCAAAATCAAAAATAATTTTTAAAGAACTTCCTAAAGATGATCCTATAAAAAGACAGCCTAATATTAGTTTGGCAAAAGAAAAACTTAATTGGGAGCCTAATTATAAACTTGAAGATGGTTTGAGAAAAACAATAGAATATTTTGATAATTATTTAAGAAACAAATAA
- a CDS encoding (2Fe-2S)-binding protein has product MDLNIEDLKCQTSINYDKILCNCKNVSYRQAYSAIAADKLTTVESVSEKTQACTGCGGCKEKIEHLLEYAKKNEYAPLNF; this is encoded by the coding sequence ATGGATTTAAATATAGAAGACTTAAAATGTCAAACCTCTATAAATTATGATAAGATTCTTTGCAATTGCAAAAACGTATCATATAGGCAAGCATATTCCGCAATAGCTGCAGATAAACTCACCACTGTAGAAAGTGTGTCTGAAAAAACTCAAGCATGTACTGGCTGCGGAGGATGCAAAGAAAAAATAGAGCATTTATTAGAATATGCCAAAAAAAATGAATATGCCCCATTAAACTTTTAA
- a CDS encoding MFS transporter produces the protein MILLVYSMPFLVYLCSSIFSTVLVINSSEMGANAFFISLLAVFYGMGMMMSASTFSKFKIPKRIYPRLLYIQSCIQAILSIFCIIYLNNELSLLYSFLYGANTTIFFVCFQSLLDSVSKDLPVRISSGLFIFSWTLGLSVGPIVTGFVYNFNSSIGFFIVIAMSVLMFILFYLSRHLHFKPRRHKWEEPFMRAPRYKVYIGWLIIFVGALVLHTLRFMFLDYGIKEVGLSNGSATFLVGVLSGVMSLGALFSAFYLRILERKRVFTIVGLLTPIALTLLLISNNFWVFLVSFIFLGFVSGFGYFFGLYYALADQERDSANVAVNEALTGGAALVIPFIVGYLASNFSYFIAFLFMMIISLICYSIAIYLMWQRKRTSSIKEKFDKLIEEADKKYKA, from the coding sequence ATGATATTATTGGTTTATTCAATGCCTTTTTTGGTTTATTTATGTTCCAGTATATTTTCAACAGTTTTAGTTATTAACTCATCAGAAATGGGAGCTAATGCATTTTTTATTTCTCTTTTGGCTGTATTTTATGGTATGGGTATGATGATGTCGGCAAGCACTTTTTCAAAGTTTAAAATACCAAAGAGAATATATCCTAGGTTATTATATATTCAATCTTGTATACAGGCTATACTGAGTATATTTTGTATAATATATTTAAACAATGAATTATCTCTTCTATATTCTTTTTTGTATGGAGCAAATACAACTATATTTTTTGTATGTTTTCAATCATTACTTGATAGTGTATCAAAAGATTTGCCTGTGAGAATAAGCAGCGGGCTTTTTATATTTTCTTGGACTTTAGGGTTATCTGTTGGACCTATAGTTACAGGATTTGTTTATAATTTTAATTCTAGCATTGGATTTTTTATTGTAATAGCAATGAGTGTTTTGATGTTTATATTATTTTATTTATCAAGACATTTGCATTTCAAACCTAGAAGACATAAATGGGAAGAGCCTTTTATGAGAGCTCCTAGATATAAAGTTTATATAGGTTGGCTTATTATATTTGTTGGTGCTTTAGTGCTTCATACATTAAGATTTATGTTTTTAGATTACGGCATAAAAGAAGTTGGGCTTTCAAATGGAAGTGCTACATTTTTAGTTGGGGTATTATCTGGGGTAATGTCTTTGGGAGCACTTTTTTCTGCATTCTATTTAAGAATATTAGAGCGAAAGAGAGTATTTACTATTGTTGGTTTGCTTACTCCTATTGCTTTAACTTTACTTTTAATTTCTAATAATTTTTGGGTATTTTTAGTATCATTTATATTTTTAGGTTTTGTAAGTGGGTTTGGATATTTCTTTGGACTTTATTATGCTTTGGCTGATCAAGAGAGAGATAGTGCCAATGTAGCTGTAAATGAAGCTTTAACGGGGGGAGCTGCTTTAGTTATCCCTTTTATAGTTGGATATTTAGCTTCAAACTTCTCATATTTTATAGCTTTTTTATTTATGATGATAATATCTTTAATATGTTATAGTATAGCTATATATTTAATGTGGCAGAGAAAAAGAACATCCTCAATTAAAGAAAAATTTGACAAGTTAATAGAAGAAGCAGATAAGAAATATAAAGCTTAA
- the gatA gene encoding Asp-tRNA(Asn)/Glu-tRNA(Gln) amidotransferase subunit GatA, which produces MDLNELSIIQIREKLKNKEIDAVSLTESIIKKIEEDDKREDKIYAYLEIFKDEAIEQAKKAQERINKGEDLPLLGVPLAIKDNLCYKDHLMTASSKMLEGYKAPYTAPTVQRLIDNGAIIIGRTNMDEFAMGGTTETSNYGITRNPVNRAHVPGGSSGGSAAAVAANFAFGALGSDTGGSIRQPASFCGIVGVKPTYGRVPRLGCIAMASSLDQVGPLAKDVKDAALMTKIIAGFDPKESTTLNIPVPDYNSLLDGNVKGMRIGLAKEYYETDLLNNEVRENVMKAIDNLKAQGAEIVDISLPNAKYGSRVYTAVMAVEVASNMGRYDGIRYGYHPKGDFNLDEYYYASRSAGLAFETRARILFGTLMTGKKFFYSHYQHALKVRKLMQMDFDNAFKNVDIIISPTSPITAGLLGTRDQTDSALGFLADSYASNINLVGLPAMSVPCGVDKNNMPIGIQFIAKQFDEASMFKMAYTHELNYK; this is translated from the coding sequence ATGGACTTAAACGAATTGAGTATAATTCAAATTAGAGAGAAATTAAAGAATAAAGAAATAGATGCAGTTAGTCTAACAGAATCTATTATAAAGAAAATAGAAGAAGATGATAAAAGAGAAGATAAAATATATGCTTATTTAGAAATTTTTAAAGATGAAGCTATAGAGCAAGCTAAAAAAGCACAAGAGAGAATTAACAAAGGGGAGGATTTGCCTCTTCTTGGAGTTCCTTTGGCTATTAAAGACAATTTATGTTATAAAGACCATTTAATGACAGCTTCTTCAAAAATGCTTGAAGGCTATAAAGCTCCATACACTGCACCTACAGTTCAAAGATTAATAGACAACGGTGCTATTATAATTGGAAGAACTAATATGGATGAGTTTGCAATGGGCGGTACTACAGAAACTTCTAATTATGGAATAACTAGAAATCCTGTTAATAGAGCTCATGTTCCGGGCGGTTCTTCAGGCGGTTCTGCTGCTGCGGTTGCTGCTAATTTTGCTTTTGGTGCTTTGGGAAGTGATACTGGCGGTTCTATAAGACAGCCTGCTTCTTTCTGCGGTATAGTTGGGGTTAAGCCTACTTATGGAAGAGTGCCTAGACTTGGATGTATTGCTATGGCTAGCAGTTTAGACCAAGTGGGACCTCTCGCAAAAGACGTTAAAGATGCTGCTTTAATGACTAAAATTATTGCTGGTTTTGACCCTAAAGAATCCACAACTTTAAACATACCTGTGCCTGATTATAATTCTTTATTAGATGGAAATGTTAAGGGCATGAGAATTGGGCTTGCTAAAGAGTATTATGAAACTGATTTATTAAATAATGAAGTGAGAGAAAATGTAATGAAGGCTATAGATAATCTTAAGGCTCAGGGTGCTGAAATAGTGGATATATCTTTGCCTAACGCTAAATATGGTTCAAGAGTTTATACTGCTGTTATGGCGGTTGAGGTTGCTTCTAATATGGGCAGATATGACGGTATAAGATATGGTTATCACCCTAAAGGCGATTTTAATTTAGATGAATATTATTATGCTTCAAGAAGTGCTGGTCTTGCTTTTGAAACTAGAGCTAGAATATTATTTGGTACTTTAATGACTGGTAAAAAATTCTTCTACAGTCATTATCAACATGCTCTAAAAGTAAGAAAGTTAATGCAAATGGATTTTGATAATGCATTTAAAAATGTTGATATCATAATATCTCCAACTTCTCCTATCACTGCTGGTCTTTTAGGTACAAGAGATCAAACAGACAGTGCTTTAGGTTTCTTGGCAGACAGTTATGCTTCTAATATTAACTTAGTAGGTCTTCCTGCAATGAGTGTGCCTTGCGGAGTAGATAAAAATAATATGCCTATAGGTATACAGTTTATAGCTAAGCAGTTTGATGAGGCTTCTATGTTTAAAATGGCTTATACTCATGAATTAAATTACAAATAA
- a CDS encoding N-acetylneuraminate synthase family protein, producing MANLKLKDLIKKNNFFVIAESGSNHEGSIEDAVKLIREASKAGAHAVKFQSFTSKTLFAHKEYTKILKIPENALDNVDDIVLKKEWYETLYKEAKKNKIILMSTPFYPEAVDDMDKYVPIYKIASCDIDNIPLLRKVASTKKPVILSTGLAANKDIKNALNILKNNEVALLHCSVEYPTPLENARLNRITVMNKLFKKNIIGYSDHTIGIDAPIIAYSLGAKIIEKHFTITPEKKSGDHIISLDTNSMKEMISKLKDTNKMLGGNDALKTEKKMSKQEKKELVYAKRGIYLNHSMLKNEMITEKDLVTLRPCVGISAKDYDKVIGKKLKIDKKSFTALNLKDLKK from the coding sequence ATGGCAAATCTTAAATTAAAAGACTTAATTAAAAAAAATAATTTTTTTGTAATTGCAGAATCAGGCTCTAATCATGAAGGCTCTATAGAGGATGCTGTTAAACTAATTAGAGAAGCTTCTAAAGCAGGAGCTCATGCTGTGAAGTTTCAAAGCTTTACTTCAAAAACTCTATTTGCTCATAAAGAATATACTAAAATACTTAAAATACCAGAAAATGCATTAGATAATGTTGATGATATAGTATTAAAAAAAGAGTGGTATGAAACTCTATATAAAGAGGCTAAGAAAAACAAAATTATTTTAATGAGTACTCCATTTTATCCTGAAGCTGTTGATGATATGGATAAATATGTGCCTATATACAAGATAGCTTCTTGTGATATAGATAATATTCCGCTTTTAAGAAAAGTTGCCTCTACTAAAAAACCTGTTATACTTTCTACTGGTTTAGCTGCAAATAAAGATATAAAAAATGCATTAAACATTTTAAAAAATAATGAGGTAGCTTTGCTTCATTGTTCTGTGGAATATCCTACTCCTTTAGAAAATGCTAGATTAAATAGAATAACTGTTATGAATAAGCTTTTCAAAAAAAATATTATAGGCTATTCTGACCATACTATAGGAATAGATGCTCCTATTATAGCGTATAGTCTCGGAGCTAAGATTATAGAAAAACATTTCACAATCACACCAGAAAAAAAATCTGGGGATCATATAATAAGTTTAGATACCAATTCTATGAAAGAGATGATTTCTAAATTAAAAGACACTAATAAAATGCTTGGCGGAAATGATGCTTTAAAGACTGAGAAAAAAATGAGTAAGCAGGAGAAAAAAGAGCTTGTTTATGCTAAGAGGGGTATATATCTTAACCACAGCATGCTTAAAAATGAGATGATAACAGAAAAAGATTTAGTAACTTTAAGGCCATGTGTGGGAATATCTGCCAAAGATTATGATAAAGTTATTGGAAAAAAATTAAAAATTGATAAAAAATCCTTTACAGCATTAAATTTAAAAGATTTAAAAAAATAG